A region of Thermotoga sp. Mc24 DNA encodes the following proteins:
- a CDS encoding ABC transporter permease, with the protein MAEEKTMIENGEIEFKERVLSRRELVWRAFKRNKLGMFGLYVLIVLYLMALFADFLSPHHPYEQSLKHSFAPPTKIHREYKGERVGAYVLPTISYVDKATFERKFYEMLFPKRLVLDVFGTQVEYEIGKDGVTGFSFMLDEEYYIVPKDGTMKYAGSTTKVVDYLLFGYDEKVLTKGEADIETSSEAAKDTYFGKYGFRLGLNSPDEIEKVVIKEKLNMILVKKGEDIEMITGKVIDYDYKTYPVKWFVKSWGGDAKNRIGYLFWIFPFHYHLFGVDNYDNNEYVRLYIMGADQYGRDVWSRIVFASRISLSIGFIGMFITFALSLVFGGISGYYGGIVDEFMMRFSEIIMSLPGFYLLILLRSLLPLDIPSTQVYVLLVFILSFIGWAGRARVIRGMVLSIKQREFVEAARALGFPDTRILFRHVLPNTASYLIVAATLAIPGYILGEASLSFLGLGIREPSASWGLMLAQAQNVTYMTKYPWLLIPGIFIFITVLSFNFVGDALRDALDPRSLG; encoded by the coding sequence ATGGCTGAGGAAAAGACGATGATAGAGAACGGGGAAATAGAGTTTAAGGAAAGGGTCCTTTCCAGGAGGGAACTCGTCTGGAGAGCCTTCAAAAGAAACAAACTCGGAATGTTCGGGCTGTACGTTCTGATCGTCCTCTATCTCATGGCGTTGTTCGCGGATTTTCTCTCCCCGCACCATCCCTACGAACAGTCTCTCAAGCATTCCTTCGCTCCTCCCACGAAGATACACAGGGAGTACAAGGGAGAACGAGTGGGTGCCTACGTGCTTCCCACGATAAGCTACGTGGACAAAGCAACTTTCGAGAGAAAATTCTACGAAATGCTCTTCCCGAAAAGGCTCGTTCTCGATGTCTTCGGAACACAGGTTGAGTACGAAATCGGAAAAGACGGTGTAACGGGATTCTCTTTCATGCTGGACGAAGAGTATTACATCGTTCCAAAGGACGGCACCATGAAATACGCCGGTTCAACAACGAAAGTGGTTGATTACCTTCTGTTCGGATACGACGAAAAGGTTCTAACGAAAGGAGAGGCAGATATAGAAACCTCTTCCGAAGCCGCGAAAGACACGTACTTTGGGAAATACGGTTTCAGACTTGGCCTGAATTCCCCCGATGAGATCGAAAAGGTCGTCATAAAAGAGAAGCTCAACATGATCCTCGTGAAAAAAGGCGAAGACATTGAGATGATCACAGGAAAGGTGATCGACTACGACTACAAAACTTATCCGGTGAAGTGGTTTGTCAAATCCTGGGGTGGAGATGCGAAGAACCGTATAGGGTACCTCTTCTGGATCTTTCCGTTCCACTATCATCTCTTTGGGGTGGACAACTACGATAACAACGAGTACGTGAGACTCTACATCATGGGAGCTGACCAGTATGGAAGGGATGTGTGGAGCAGAATAGTGTTCGCTTCCAGGATCTCGCTTTCCATAGGTTTCATCGGAATGTTCATCACGTTCGCCCTTTCGCTCGTCTTCGGTGGTATTTCCGGCTACTATGGAGGCATCGTGGACGAATTCATGATGAGGTTCTCCGAGATCATCATGTCGCTGCCGGGTTTCTACCTGCTCATCCTTTTAAGATCTCTTCTACCACTCGATATCCCATCCACACAGGTGTATGTGCTTCTTGTGTTCATCCTCTCTTTCATCGGCTGGGCAGGAAGAGCCAGGGTTATAAGGGGAATGGTTCTTTCAATAAAACAGCGTGAATTCGTGGAAGCGGCGAGAGCACTTGGTTTTCCTGACACGAGAATTCTCTTCAGGCACGTTCTGCCCAACACGGCAAGCTACCTCATCGTTGCCGCGACCCTTGCAATACCCGGTTACATTCTCGGTGAAGCGAGCTTGAGTTTTCTTGGACTCGGTATCAGGGAACCGAGTGCCAGCTGGGGGCTCATGCTCGCACAGGCTCAGAACGTCACCTACATGACGAAGTACCCCTGGCTTCTCATACCCGGTATCTTCATCTTCATCACCGTGCTTTCTTTCAACTTCGTTGGTGACGCGTTGAGAGACGCTCTGGATCCGAGGTCTCTCGGATAG
- a CDS encoding ABC transporter permease encodes MLKYIARRLIIMIPELIIISFIVFIIMEAAPGDFLDMYRLDPSVSQQFLEKMEKELGLDKPWIVQYGIWLKNVLKGDFGYSFYYRRPVSTLIWERVFATVILSVSSLAFEWLLGIIVGVFSALKKYSIWDKILTVVAFSGIALPGFFLAILLLYMAAKTGWFPIAGMVSVNHNQMTTWEKFKDIASHLVLPTIALGFGGFASLMRYMRGSLLDVLNEDYVEFARAKGMPERVVIYKHALRNAINPMITFLGFSISNVLGGAVIIENIFAWPGMGRLIYQALLQQDIYIVMASAVISAIMLVIGNLVADVLLAAVDPRVRFE; translated from the coding sequence TTGCTCAAGTACATCGCACGTAGATTGATTATCATGATTCCCGAGCTCATAATCATCTCTTTCATAGTTTTCATCATCATGGAGGCGGCTCCAGGAGACTTCCTGGACATGTACCGTCTTGATCCTTCCGTTTCTCAGCAGTTCCTTGAGAAGATGGAAAAGGAGCTTGGCCTAGACAAGCCTTGGATCGTTCAGTACGGCATCTGGCTGAAAAACGTTTTGAAAGGAGATTTTGGTTACTCGTTCTACTACAGAAGGCCCGTTTCCACACTCATCTGGGAGAGGGTCTTCGCTACGGTGATACTCTCCGTTTCTTCCCTTGCGTTCGAGTGGTTGCTTGGAATAATCGTCGGTGTTTTCTCGGCTCTGAAGAAGTACAGCATCTGGGATAAGATTCTCACAGTTGTCGCTTTCAGTGGAATTGCCCTTCCAGGGTTTTTCCTGGCCATTCTGCTCCTTTACATGGCTGCGAAGACCGGCTGGTTTCCAATCGCCGGTATGGTCTCGGTGAATCACAACCAGATGACAACCTGGGAGAAGTTCAAGGATATCGCATCTCATCTTGTTCTTCCAACCATCGCTCTTGGTTTCGGTGGTTTTGCTTCCCTCATGAGATACATGAGAGGTAGTCTTCTCGACGTGCTGAACGAGGACTACGTGGAATTTGCCCGTGCGAAAGGAATGCCAGAACGTGTGGTGATATACAAGCACGCCCTGAGGAACGCTATCAACCCCATGATCACTTTCCTTGGGTTCAGTATTTCCAACGTTCTCGGAGGAGCGGTCATCATAGAGAACATCTTTGCCTGGCCCGGCATGGGAAGGCTCATTTACCAGGCACTCCTTCAGCAGGACATTTACATCGTTATGGCGTCCGCCGTGATCAGTGCGATAATGCTCGTGATTGGTAACCTTGTGGCGGATGTGCTTCTCGCCGCTGTGGACCCAAGGGTCAGATTCGAGTGA
- a CDS encoding ABC transporter substrate-binding protein yields the protein MRRFLGIFLMIAAVALFAELSPFAQFETYIGAEFTGQYGGVLVVPTLSGPRTCNDVVAQETSSTDVIARFMASMIELDNYARIHPALAESWELKQNEDGSMEIVWHLRKGVKWSDGTPFTADDVVFTINDIYFNPDIPNDMQDLFADNWPVAEKIDDYTVKTTLKEAYRLAVRYIGGIPIFPKHLAEPYVKEGKFKEFWTVDAINKGEIVGLGPFIPVEYVPDQYVRFVKNPYYWKYDKEGKQLPYLDGIIFKIIPTLDAQRLAFENGEVDVYGPRGTEYAELKAMAREKGWIVGIGGPNFGTTFISFNWNAPDPVKRKWFRNDFFRRAVAYAIDKQSMIDTLYNGLAVEQWGPISQAATVYYDESVLRKYPYNLDLARTMLKLGGFKWDKNGQLLDSEGNPVKFIIMTNAGNQIREGMGNIITEALKKLGMDVTFAPIDFNTLVQKLVVNGDWESIIIGLTGSDEPQGGANVWRIKGSLHFWNYHPEVKDFVDPNDYYLPDWEKEIDRIFEENVKILDQQKVVDMFREFQRLVSEHIPLIYTTQQLYLYAYSNKLHNVEPTAFGGVWGWNQDCVWKEQ from the coding sequence ATGCGTAGGTTTCTTGGTATTTTCCTTATGATTGCAGCCGTTGCACTTTTCGCAGAACTTTCACCGTTCGCTCAGTTCGAAACGTATATCGGAGCAGAATTCACAGGACAGTACGGGGGAGTGCTCGTAGTACCGACGCTTTCCGGTCCCAGAACGTGTAACGATGTTGTAGCACAGGAGACGAGTTCCACAGACGTTATAGCGAGGTTTATGGCTTCCATGATCGAGCTTGACAATTACGCAAGGATCCATCCCGCTCTTGCGGAAAGTTGGGAACTCAAGCAAAACGAGGACGGAAGCATGGAGATAGTCTGGCACCTGAGGAAGGGTGTCAAATGGAGTGACGGAACACCGTTCACAGCGGACGATGTGGTCTTCACGATCAACGATATCTATTTCAACCCTGACATACCGAACGATATGCAGGACCTCTTTGCAGACAACTGGCCGGTGGCCGAAAAGATCGACGATTACACGGTGAAAACCACTCTCAAAGAAGCGTACAGGCTTGCGGTAAGGTACATCGGAGGCATTCCTATCTTCCCCAAACACCTCGCGGAACCGTACGTGAAGGAAGGAAAATTCAAGGAATTCTGGACGGTTGATGCCATCAACAAGGGAGAAATCGTGGGTCTTGGTCCGTTCATTCCCGTTGAGTACGTGCCCGATCAGTACGTGAGATTCGTGAAGAACCCTTACTACTGGAAGTACGACAAGGAAGGAAAACAGCTTCCTTATCTCGACGGCATCATCTTCAAGATCATCCCAACACTGGATGCGCAGAGGCTTGCGTTTGAAAACGGAGAAGTTGATGTGTACGGACCTCGCGGAACAGAGTACGCGGAACTCAAGGCCATGGCAAGAGAAAAGGGCTGGATTGTGGGTATCGGAGGTCCGAACTTTGGAACCACTTTCATCAGTTTCAACTGGAACGCTCCCGATCCTGTGAAGAGAAAGTGGTTCAGGAACGATTTCTTCAGAAGGGCAGTGGCGTATGCCATCGACAAGCAGTCGATGATCGACACACTCTACAACGGCCTCGCGGTTGAACAGTGGGGTCCTATCAGTCAGGCTGCGACCGTTTATTACGACGAATCCGTTCTCAGAAAGTATCCGTACAACCTCGATCTTGCCAGAACGATGCTCAAGCTCGGTGGTTTCAAATGGGATAAAAACGGCCAGCTCCTCGACAGTGAAGGAAATCCGGTGAAGTTCATCATCATGACCAACGCTGGAAACCAGATCCGTGAAGGAATGGGTAACATCATAACGGAAGCGCTCAAAAAACTCGGAATGGATGTCACCTTCGCTCCCATCGATTTCAACACACTCGTTCAGAAGCTCGTTGTGAACGGTGACTGGGAATCTATCATTATAGGACTCACCGGATCCGATGAACCTCAGGGCGGAGCTAACGTTTGGAGAATCAAAGGATCCCTCCACTTCTGGAACTATCATCCGGAAGTTAAAGACTTCGTTGATCCCAACGATTACTACCTGCCAGATTGGGAAAAAGAGATCGACAGAATCTTCGAGGAGAACGTGAAGATACTCGACCAGCAGAAAGTTGTCGATATGTTCAGAGAATTCCAGAGGCTCGTGTCCGAACACATACCGCTCATCTACACCACCCAGCAGCTCTATCTCTACGCCTATAGCAACAAACTCCACAACGTGGAACCCACTGCTTTCGGTGGTGTGTGGGGCTGGAACCAGGATTGTGTCTGGAAAGAGCAATGA
- a CDS encoding ABC transporter ATP-binding protein: protein MKSIEVLSLRKYFPIRKGFLMKKIVGYVKAVDDISFSVEKGKTFALVGESGCGKTTTAKTILRLTNPTAGRVVIDGDDTTYYFMKRKDAEKYLKTTYVDIFREIGEKLSPDQIVDVLEDVDKKYAEIFFKEAKESEEKFYQILLDDIGEKRMRFRRKIQIVFQDPMSSLNPRMTVGDILTEPILFHGLAKTREEAVDIVKDLLKSVGLKEYHLERYPHQFSGGQRQRIAIARAISINPEIVILDEPTASLDVSVQAQVINLFLKLQEEKGFTYLFISHDLGLVRFISHEVGIMYLGRIVEMGNTDEIFDNPFHPYTQALLSAVPVPDPKVERTRKRIILRGGVPSPINRPAGCFFHPRCPYKMPVCEKEYPAMKEISPGHWVACHLHSS, encoded by the coding sequence ATGAAGAGTATCGAAGTGCTGAGTTTGAGAAAGTATTTCCCGATCAGAAAAGGATTCCTTATGAAAAAGATCGTTGGTTATGTGAAAGCGGTTGATGATATCTCTTTTTCTGTGGAAAAGGGAAAAACGTTCGCCCTCGTTGGCGAGTCGGGATGTGGGAAGACAACTACCGCAAAGACGATACTGCGTCTCACGAATCCCACCGCGGGCCGTGTTGTGATCGACGGTGACGACACCACGTACTACTTCATGAAGAGAAAAGACGCGGAGAAATATCTGAAGACAACCTACGTGGATATATTCCGCGAAATTGGGGAAAAATTATCACCAGATCAGATTGTGGATGTGCTTGAGGATGTGGATAAGAAGTACGCGGAAATCTTCTTTAAAGAAGCGAAAGAAAGCGAAGAGAAATTTTATCAGATTCTGCTCGATGACATCGGTGAAAAGAGGATGAGATTCAGAAGGAAGATACAGATTGTCTTTCAGGATCCCATGAGTTCCTTGAATCCGAGAATGACAGTTGGCGACATTCTGACTGAGCCTATTCTGTTCCACGGACTGGCGAAAACACGAGAAGAAGCTGTAGATATAGTGAAAGATCTTCTCAAAAGCGTGGGGCTCAAGGAATATCACCTCGAAAGATATCCACATCAATTCAGTGGAGGTCAGAGACAGAGGATCGCTATCGCGAGGGCGATCTCCATAAATCCTGAGATAGTGATACTCGATGAACCCACAGCCTCGCTGGACGTTTCCGTTCAGGCACAGGTTATAAACCTGTTTCTCAAGCTTCAGGAAGAAAAGGGTTTCACGTATCTCTTCATCTCGCACGACCTTGGACTTGTGAGATTCATAAGCCACGAAGTCGGTATCATGTACCTTGGCAGGATCGTGGAAATGGGGAACACCGACGAGATATTCGATAATCCCTTTCATCCATACACTCAGGCGTTACTCTCTGCCGTTCCCGTTCCAGATCCGAAAGTTGAGCGCACGAGAAAACGCATCATCCTCAGGGGCGGGGTTCCAAGCCCCATCAACAGACCGGCTGGTTGTTTCTTCCATCCGAGGTGTCCTTACAAGATGCCCGTGTGTGAGAAAGAGTATCCGGCGATGAAGGAAATTTCCCCAGGTCACTGGGTGGCGTGTCATTTACATTCGTCATAG
- a CDS encoding heavy-metal-associated domain-containing protein, with protein sequence MRRLNYFMLKGAKTEEDYRKVIKVIGKLEGVFDVDYEITAKVVGVDYDDQIISKEQIKTIVDSLGYTLIV encoded by the coding sequence TTGAGAAGATTGAACTATTTTATGCTCAAGGGTGCAAAAACGGAGGAAGATTACAGGAAAGTGATAAAAGTCATTGGGAAGCTCGAGGGCGTTTTCGATGTGGATTATGAGATAACGGCTAAGGTTGTTGGTGTGGATTACGATGATCAAATAATCTCCAAAGAACAAATAAAAACCATTGTGGACAGTTTGGGATACACACTCATCGTATGA
- the fmt gene encoding methionyl-tRNA formyltransferase, whose translation MRIVFVGTPEFAAEILEHLIKNRFNVVGVVTQPDKPRGRGRKVAPTPVKAVAERHGVPFIQPESINKKEALEFLRSVRPDVIIVASYGRILGEKILSLPELGCYNIHPSLLPKYRGASPIQRVLENGEERTGVTIYKMVKELDAGPIALQREIFVNPFETFDQVEKRLIELSKEMLIEFLEKLKAGDIELKDQDHSLATYAPMIKKEDLIVDFSKDAESVKNKIRAYDSRPGARAFLGNDEVKLFGVTAIDSSGDEPGLINYIDKEGAWIGTGNGKVKVRYIQFPGKKKMTFWEAKNGRSIIEGMRFERRYES comes from the coding sequence TTGAGAATTGTCTTTGTGGGAACACCGGAGTTCGCAGCGGAAATACTGGAACATTTGATCAAAAACAGGTTCAACGTGGTGGGTGTAGTCACCCAACCGGACAAACCAAGGGGGCGGGGAAGGAAAGTCGCACCAACTCCGGTGAAGGCAGTGGCTGAAAGACACGGAGTTCCTTTCATTCAACCCGAATCGATAAACAAGAAAGAAGCTTTAGAATTTCTCCGGTCTGTGAGGCCAGATGTTATAATAGTCGCATCCTACGGAAGGATTTTGGGTGAGAAGATACTTTCTCTTCCAGAACTTGGTTGTTACAACATTCATCCCTCTCTTCTTCCAAAATACAGGGGTGCTTCTCCTATACAGAGAGTGCTTGAGAACGGCGAAGAAAGAACAGGTGTCACCATATACAAGATGGTGAAAGAGCTCGACGCTGGTCCTATTGCACTCCAGAGGGAAATTTTTGTGAATCCATTCGAAACTTTCGATCAGGTAGAAAAACGTTTGATAGAACTTTCGAAAGAGATGTTGATCGAGTTCCTGGAAAAACTGAAGGCGGGGGACATAGAACTGAAAGATCAGGATCATTCCCTGGCAACCTATGCTCCAATGATAAAAAAAGAGGACCTGATTGTGGATTTCTCAAAGGACGCTGAATCGGTGAAGAACAAAATCAGGGCTTACGATTCCAGACCCGGTGCCAGAGCTTTCTTAGGGAACGATGAAGTGAAATTGTTTGGAGTAACAGCGATAGATAGTTCGGGAGATGAACCAGGTTTGATAAACTATATTGATAAGGAAGGTGCATGGATAGGTACCGGCAACGGAAAAGTGAAAGTAAGATACATTCAATTCCCCGGAAAGAAGAAGATGACCTTCTGGGAAGCAAAAAATGGAAGATCGATAATCGAAGGCATGCGATTCGAAAGGAGGTATGAGAGTTGA
- the hflX gene encoding GTPase HflX has product MRSLRTRDLEGKKAVVVAAGKDEEKIKESLEEMKGLCKTLGVGVVEWFWQKRTKPDPATYLGRGKLQKLREIIEFCEADLVVVDDEITPVQYKNMQEELNVDVLDRTQVILEIFARHATSEEGKLQVEMASLLYELPRLVGKGEELSRLGGGIGTRGPGEPLLEVLRRHIKNRIAQLRKRLKEIEQERNTQRKQRLEKKIPHVSIVGYTNAGKSTLLRALTYSDVYVADKLFATLEPVTRRLKLKSGRVILVSDTVGFIRKLPHTIVSAFKATLEEIKYSDVLIHLVDAFDPYLEEKMKASEKVLEEIGADKIPRMLVFNKIDVCPKERIETLKWKYPEALFISSEKRLGLDQLLNKLEEIMGQKDIQETLKVPLEKIGQIYALKDRLVILNENYGEGHALITLKADRETLEILKRKVAI; this is encoded by the coding sequence ATGAGATCTCTGAGAACGAGGGATCTTGAAGGGAAAAAAGCGGTGGTCGTTGCTGCTGGTAAAGATGAGGAGAAAATAAAAGAGTCTCTTGAAGAAATGAAGGGTTTGTGTAAAACCCTTGGTGTTGGAGTCGTTGAATGGTTCTGGCAAAAGAGAACAAAGCCGGATCCAGCCACCTACCTTGGGAGGGGGAAATTGCAGAAGCTCAGGGAAATAATAGAATTCTGTGAAGCGGATCTCGTGGTCGTTGACGATGAAATCACGCCGGTGCAGTACAAAAACATGCAAGAAGAGCTGAACGTAGATGTTCTTGATAGGACGCAGGTGATCCTTGAAATCTTTGCCCGTCATGCAACGAGCGAAGAAGGAAAGCTCCAGGTGGAGATGGCGAGTTTGCTTTACGAGCTTCCAAGGCTCGTTGGAAAGGGCGAGGAACTTTCTAGACTCGGTGGAGGTATTGGCACCAGAGGGCCAGGTGAACCCTTGCTAGAGGTTTTGAGAAGGCACATAAAAAACCGCATCGCACAGCTCCGAAAAAGACTGAAAGAAATAGAGCAAGAAAGGAACACTCAGAGAAAACAAAGGCTGGAAAAGAAGATCCCACATGTTTCTATAGTTGGATACACAAACGCCGGGAAATCCACTCTCCTCAGGGCTTTAACCTACAGTGATGTGTACGTCGCTGACAAACTCTTTGCCACTCTCGAGCCTGTCACGAGACGGTTGAAGTTAAAGAGCGGAAGAGTCATTCTTGTGAGTGACACAGTCGGATTCATCAGAAAGCTACCTCACACCATTGTGAGTGCGTTTAAAGCGACGCTTGAAGAGATAAAGTATTCGGATGTGCTTATACATCTTGTTGACGCTTTTGATCCGTATCTTGAAGAAAAAATGAAAGCTTCTGAGAAAGTTCTGGAGGAAATCGGTGCCGATAAGATTCCGAGGATGCTGGTTTTCAACAAGATCGATGTTTGCCCCAAAGAGAGGATAGAAACGCTGAAGTGGAAGTATCCGGAGGCCTTGTTCATCTCATCGGAAAAAAGGCTAGGACTGGATCAGCTTCTGAACAAACTGGAAGAAATCATGGGGCAAAAGGATATTCAGGAAACTTTGAAAGTTCCCTTGGAAAAGATAGGACAGATCTACGCTTTGAAAGATCGACTGGTAATACTGAACGAAAACTACGGGGAAGGGCACGCTCTGATCACGTTGAAGGCTGATCGGGAAACTCTTGAGATTCTAAAAAGGAAGGTGGCAATTTGA
- the hfq gene encoding RNA chaperone Hfq, translating to MAEKFNLQDRFLNHLRVNRIEVKVYLVNGFQTKGFIRSFDSYTVLLESGNQQSLIYKHAISTIIPSSYVMLMPKKQETEREDEISENEGS from the coding sequence TTGGCGGAAAAGTTCAACCTTCAGGACAGGTTTCTGAACCATCTCAGGGTTAACAGAATCGAAGTAAAGGTGTATCTAGTGAACGGTTTTCAGACAAAGGGATTCATCAGATCTTTCGACAGCTATACGGTCCTGCTGGAGAGCGGAAACCAGCAAAGTCTCATTTACAAACACGCGATCAGCACGATTATTCCTTCCTCTTATGTGATGCTGATGCCAAAGAAACAGGAAACAGAGCGGGAGGATGAGATCTCTGAGAACGAGGGATCTTGA
- the miaA gene encoding tRNA (adenosine(37)-N6)-dimethylallyltransferase MiaA, whose amino-acid sequence MKIAIVGGPTAVGKTDVMIEVCEEIGAEIVSMDSRQIYRHMDIGTAKPTPEQRKRVPHHMIDIIDPDEYYNAFMYRKDSLKVVEDVLKRGKIPVYVGGTGLYTDALVRGIFEGVPADENIRKELRELEKREPGILRKMLEEFDPEAATRIHPNDLKRTIRALEVYMKTGRRISELQKEAKGDDRFFIIVLTRERHELYERINKRVDKMIEIGLVDEVKKLLEMGYSKDLNSMKTIGYREVIDYLEGKYDFDRMIHLIKRNTRHFARRQIIWFKRYKEAVWYNLTFESERKVKEELKKLIVENFSV is encoded by the coding sequence ATGAAGATAGCCATAGTCGGTGGACCCACTGCTGTCGGGAAGACAGATGTCATGATTGAAGTGTGTGAAGAAATAGGTGCAGAGATCGTATCGATGGACTCGAGGCAGATCTATCGCCACATGGACATAGGAACAGCCAAGCCAACACCGGAGCAGAGAAAGAGGGTTCCTCATCACATGATAGATATCATCGATCCTGATGAGTATTACAACGCCTTCATGTACAGGAAGGATTCTCTGAAAGTAGTGGAAGATGTCCTCAAACGCGGGAAGATCCCTGTTTACGTTGGAGGAACGGGACTGTACACGGACGCTCTGGTTCGGGGTATATTCGAAGGAGTGCCCGCCGACGAGAACATAAGAAAGGAGCTCAGAGAATTAGAGAAAAGAGAACCCGGGATTTTGAGAAAAATGCTCGAAGAATTCGACCCTGAAGCGGCAACACGCATTCATCCAAACGATCTCAAGAGAACGATCAGAGCCCTTGAAGTTTACATGAAAACGGGAAGAAGGATCTCGGAGCTTCAAAAAGAAGCAAAGGGTGACGACAGGTTTTTCATAATCGTTCTGACCCGGGAAAGGCACGAACTTTACGAGAGAATAAACAAAAGAGTTGATAAGATGATAGAGATAGGACTCGTGGACGAAGTGAAAAAACTCTTGGAGATGGGATATTCTAAAGATCTCAACTCGATGAAGACGATAGGATACAGAGAAGTCATCGACTATCTGGAAGGAAAGTACGATTTTGACAGGATGATTCATCTCATAAAACGAAACACCAGACACTTTGCCAGAAGACAGATCATATGGTTCAAAAGGTACAAGGAAGCCGTGTGGTACAATTTAACGTTCGAAAGTGAAAGAAAAGTAAAGGAGGAACTCAAGAAGCTGATAGTTGAAAATTTTTCAGTATAA
- a CDS encoding class I SAM-dependent methyltransferase: MKNFVVTTSHKPDRKQVVKAKELAEKLDTIYVSRRRLKEFNVDFYYVVEKNRISIKWPGGEFFFHPSSAILRMRNIRSGQKDYLIESLQPEGNEVVLDTTFGLGSEAILVAAFLPEGKVIGLEGSIHIYTVVKYGMENFETDIQWLKDALKRIEIHYANFKEYIRSQPDNSFDVVYCDPMFENPVYESSAMNPLRPFAVYGTVSEEDIEEMLRIAKKKVILKSHVKDSLFKKIKVDELKGSRKSGVLYGVIYKR; encoded by the coding sequence ATGAAAAACTTCGTGGTCACAACCTCACACAAACCGGACAGAAAGCAGGTGGTGAAGGCGAAAGAACTCGCTGAAAAACTTGACACCATCTACGTTTCAAGAAGGAGATTGAAAGAGTTCAACGTGGACTTCTACTACGTGGTGGAGAAGAACAGAATCTCAATAAAATGGCCCGGAGGGGAGTTCTTTTTTCATCCTTCTTCAGCTATCCTACGGATGAGGAACATAAGAAGCGGTCAGAAAGACTACCTGATAGAGTCCCTTCAACCGGAAGGGAACGAAGTCGTGCTGGATACAACCTTTGGTCTTGGAAGTGAGGCTATCCTCGTGGCCGCTTTTCTTCCTGAAGGTAAGGTAATCGGCCTTGAAGGATCCATTCACATATACACCGTCGTGAAATACGGAATGGAAAATTTTGAGACTGACATTCAGTGGTTGAAAGACGCTTTAAAAAGAATAGAAATTCATTACGCGAATTTCAAGGAATACATCAGAAGTCAGCCCGATAATTCGTTCGACGTGGTTTACTGCGATCCCATGTTTGAGAATCCTGTGTACGAGTCTTCTGCCATGAATCCTCTAAGGCCCTTTGCCGTGTACGGCACGGTGAGCGAAGAAGACATTGAGGAAATGCTGAGAATCGCGAAGAAGAAGGTTATTTTAAAAAGCCATGTGAAGGATTCTCTCTTCAAGAAAATCAAGGTTGACGAACTGAAAGGTTCCAGAAAGAGTGGTGTTCTGTACGGGGTGATATACAAGCGATGA
- a CDS encoding heat-shock protein Hsp70 produces the protein MRSRSKLRPRRRKHFKVNLGLLTFLFLMIFVFLVSYHNYQVALEKHNQLMSKYQELKTNIEEQKVLNQKLLEVIENEKLRGHNLTQTGQKAGGEGERTR, from the coding sequence ATGAGATCACGTTCTAAACTGAGGCCAAGAAGGCGGAAACATTTCAAAGTGAATCTGGGACTCTTGACTTTTCTCTTCCTCATGATCTTTGTTTTTCTCGTGAGCTATCACAACTATCAGGTGGCACTGGAGAAGCACAATCAGTTGATGTCGAAATACCAGGAATTGAAGACGAATATTGAGGAACAAAAAGTGCTGAACCAGAAGCTTTTAGAGGTGATAGAGAATGAAAAACTTCGTGGTCACAACCTCACACAAACCGGACAGAAAGCAGGTGGTGAAGGCGAAAGAACTCGCTGA